The following nucleotide sequence is from Proteobacteria bacterium CG1_02_64_396.
TCACCGCCACCGTCAGCACCCCCATCAGCAGAAAGTCGTTGGTGTAGCCGATCATCGCAGCCTGACGGTTGATCTCTAGGTCGATCATCGCCAGCCCCGCGGGGGAATCGATGCCCCACGGGGGGGGGAGCAGGGGGGCTTGGGCCAGGGGGTTGAAGGGGGTGACGAAGGCGCCGAGCTCGGCGTGGTTGATCTGCACGCTACGACTGAAGACCACCATGATGATCGAAATCCCGATGCTCGATCCGATGTTCCGAATCAGGTTGAACAGCCCCGCCGCTTCGGTCCGCAGCGGTGGCGGCAGGGTGGCGAAGGCGATGGTTTGCAGCGGCACGAAGATGAATCCCAGCCCCAAACCCTGCACCACCCCGGTCCAGATGAGCGGCCCCATGCCGATCTCAAGGTTGAAATACGACATCTCCCACAGCGACTCCGAGACGAAGCCAAAGCCGATGGCGATCAAGATGCGCGGGTCGTATTTGCCGACCAAACGGCCTACCAGCGCCATCGAGAACATCGAGCCCAGCCCCCGCGGCACCATCACCAGCCCCGTATCCACCACCGGGTAGTGCATCAGGTTCATCAGGTAGGGGGGGAGCAGGGCCATGGTCGCCAGCAACACCACCCCCATGATGAACATGAAGGTCATCCCGGTCAGGAAGTTGCGGTCGGAGAACAGCACCGGGGAAATGAACGGGTTCCGGGTCGTCATTGAGTGGACGGCAAACAGATAAAAACCCATCCCCGCTAAAATCGCCTCGGTCAAAATCTCGTTGGAGCTCAGCCAGTCGTGCCCCTGCCCCCGGTCGAGCATCAGCTGCAGGCTGGCGATCCCCAGGCTCAAGGTTAAAAAGCCGAAGCGGTCGAAGGGGCGATCCCCCTTGGGGGTTTCGGGGACGAAAGTGGCGATGAGGAACAGCGCCAGCAATCCAAAGGGGAGGTTGATGAAAAAGACCCACTGCCATTCGAGCCACTCGGTGATGTACCCCCCCAGGGTCGGCCCCAGAATCGGCCCCACCATCACCCCGACCCCGAACATCGCCATCGCTTGGCCATGTTTTTCTTTGGGGTAGGTGTCGAAGAGGATCGCCTGCGACAGCGGCACCAAAGGCGCCCCGGCGATCCCCTGAATAATGCGGAAGAGGACGATTTCGGGCAGGTTGGTGGCCAAACCGCAGGCGACCGAGGCCAGGGTGAACAGCGCCACGGCGATGAGAAAGAGCCGCTTGCGCCCGATCTTCATCGCCATCCAGCCGGTGGGGGGGATCATCACCGCCGAGGCGACGATGTACGAAGTCAGCACCCAGGCGATCTGATCCTGGGTGGCCGACAACGTCCCCATCATGTGGGGCAGCGCCACGTTGACAATGGTGGTGTCGAGGATGACCAGGATGGTCGCCAGCATCACTGCCGCCGCAATCAGGCCACGATGCTGCTTTTCACCCATCCGCTCGACGGCGGCTGCGTTCATGGCGCGTCGGTATGGATGGTCACGTTGACGCTCAGACCGGCCCGCAGCGTGGGGGCGTTGGGGTTAGCCTCAAGCTCCAGGCGAACCGGCACCCGCTGCACCACCTTGACCCAGTTGCCGCTGGCGTTTTGCGAGGGGAGCAATGAGAACTCGGCACCGGTGGCGGGGCTGACGCTGGCGACCTTGGCCCTCCAGATGTGGCTGGGGTAGGCGTCGATTTCGATCTGCGCCTCTTGGCCGATCTTCAGCCGCTCCAGCTGAGTCTCTTTCAGGTTGGCCTCAACATAGTGCTGGGGCGACACCAGAGCGAAGAGGCGCTCCCCGGTTTTGACATATCCCCCCGGTTGCACCGGGAGGGGACCAACCTCGCCGCTCATGGGGGCGAAGATCTTGGCGTGGCTCAGGTTCAGCATGGCGTGGTCGAGCGTCGCCTGGGCCTGCCGATACAGCGGGCTGTTTTCAACCGCTTGATCGGGGACGATCCCCATCTGGGCGCGGATGCGGGCCAAATCCTGCTGCAAAGCCGAAACCTTAGATTTGGCTCCGTCCACGTTGTGACGCGCCTCGTCAAGCGACGAGGCGGCCAAAGCCTGGCTGCTGGCCAGAGGTTTGCGCCGCTCGAACTCCCGTTCGAAGAAGGCCAGATCGGCCCGGGCCCGCTCCAGGTCGGCCTCGATGCGGTGGTAGTAGGCTTTAAGGGCGGTCACCGTGTCGCGCACCGAATTCAGTCGAGCCTGAGCCTCGCGCACCGCAATGCGCAGCGAGGTTTCGCTCAAGGTCAGCAGCAACTGCCCCTGCTCGACCCGGTCGTGCTCCCCCACCAAAACCGCGTCGACCCGACCGTCGATGTCGGTCGAGACGAAGACCCGGTCCGCCTTGAGGTAGGCATCGTCGGTGGTAATGGTGCTCATCGCCTCGAAGTAGAGGCGGGCGCCGAACAGGGCGAGCAGCAGCGGCACTCCGAGCATCAAAACGCGGCGCAGCCCCTTTTTTTGCGGGGGGATCGCTGCGTCGGGTGGGGTGGCTCCGGCTTGGGGGCGCTCATGGCTTGGAGGATCCTTGCTCGTCGGCAACGCAGCAGGGGGTGGGTTGCACGCGCTGGAGGTTGTTCTTCATCAGGGTCAGGGTGTCGAGCAACGTTTCGATCTGTTCGGGGGACATTCCCGCGGTGACCTCGGCCCGGACTTCGGCGGCGACCGATTGCATCTGGGCGAAGATGGGGGCGACCTTGTCGGTGAGAAAGAGCAGGTTGGCCCGCCGGTCGCCAGGGTGGGGACGGCGCTCGACCCAGCCGGCCCCCTCCAACCGGTCGATGTGGCGGGCCAGGGTGATCGGCTCGATCTCCAACAGCTCGGACAGCGCCTTTTGGGTGATCCCTTCGCAGCGGTAGAGATGGACGATCACCTGCCATTGGGCACGCGTCATCCCCAGCGCTTGGGCCCGTTGGTCAAACCGTTTGCGGAACAGGCGGGTGGCGTCGGCCAGCAAAAAACCGAGGGAGCGCGAGAGGTCAGGGGTGGATTTCATGGGGCGGGATCATGCTCGCCAAGATTATGGTAAGCAAGCTCATGAACCGGGGGCGCAAGCGCAAGGGCATCACTAAAAACCGGCAAAGATGCCCGGCAAGAGCCGGAAACGTGCGCACCCCGGCCGCAAGTGACCGAAATGACAGCGCAGCAAAAACCCGCAGCCTCAAGGCATCGACTTCGGGTTTTTTGCGCAACGCGGCTGAAAAAAGGCAGGAGGCCTTTTATTCGGCGTTTCCCTAAAACCGGCCACAGTGGGGTGTTCCGCAGGGCGGAGAGGATGCGCTGGCAGGCCGATTCTTGATGCTCCTGTGCTTTTATGTCCCAATGAGTTTCATTCGCAGGCAGTCCATGGGGGCGAGATCATCAGGAGGAGGGGGCGATGGCCGAGTTTGCGCAGGCATTGGCAGCCACACTGGGCAACGAGGGTGGCTATGTGGACGACCCGCACGATGCGGGGGGCGAGACCTGCCGGGGGATTTCCCGCAAGAATTTCCCCACGTGGGGCGGATGGGGGTTGATCGACCAAGCCAAGTCGGCCCCCGGCTTTCCCGGCGGCCTCGATGGCAACGCCCTGTTGCAGGAGCAGATCGCCGCCTTCTATAAGGGGGAGTTTTGGGATCGGGTGCGCGGCGACGCCATCGCCGACCAGCAGGTCGCCGCCTCGATCTTCGACTTTGCGGTCAATGCCGGCGTCGGCACCAGCGCCCGGTTGGCACAAAAGGCGGCGGGTGCGGCGGTGGATGGGGCGATCGGCCCCAACAGCGTGGCGGCGATCAACGGCACCGATCCCCGCACCTTTTTGGCCCTGTTCGCCTTGAACAAAATCGACCGTTACATCCAAATCAGCGAAAACAGCCCCAACAACCGGACCTTTTTCTTCGGTTGGATCAAAAGGGCCATGGCCGATGCCCCGGTGTAATCCGGATGCACCGTGATGAAGGAGCACGCAGTGAAAGAGGCTTTCGAGATCCTGCACCAATACACCCATGGCTTGGCCGAAGCGCTCAAACAGCGCGATCCCTATACCCGGCTGCACTGCGACCGGGTGGTGGAATTGGCGCTGGAGCTGGGACGTAGCGCCGCAATCCCCACTGCCGACATGCTGCTGCTGCGCATCGCCGCCTCGTTCCACGACATCGGCAAGATCGGCATTCCCGACCGGGTGTTGCTCAAGGCGGGCCGCTTGGAGGATGAGGAATGGGCGTTGATGAAGAGTCACAGCGTTCGTGGCGAGCAGATCTTGCTCGCGACCGGGCTCGAAGGGGTGGAGGCGGTGGGCAAGGTGATTCGCCACCACCACGAGCATTTTGATGGCGGCGGTTACCCCGACGGTTTGATGGCCGACGAGATTCCCATGGCGGCCCGGATTTTAGGCATCGCCGACAGCTACGACGCCATGGCGACGACACGCGTCTATCAACCCCAGCAGGCGCACGAGACCATCATGGGCATCATGGCGGTCGAGCAGGGGGGAAAACACGACCCGGAGCTGTTCGCCCATTTTTGCCGGGTGATTGAAGACAGTCACTACCGGGTGCGGTGAGCCTTGTTCACCAACGGACCATCGCCTTGAACCGGTCCGTAACGGTAGGGGTTGGCGTCGAGGAGGTCGGAACTGCGGTTTTCAATCAGCGCCTCCCAAATGGGGTCGGCATGGTACGCCGAGGCGTAAGGGGGAGGGGAAGACCCTCGCCGGGTAGGGGGGCAGCAAGGGGGAGAGGGATAAAGGGTTGAAACCGTGCCTGACATCGCTGAATGGGGGGGGTAGAAGTGTGCGGCACACCCATCCCGTGGGGCGCTGCCCCATCGTCCCCCCTTCAGGAGCGTTCCACCCATGCCACCTCCTCAACCCCCGAAACCGCCCAACGGCTTCCCGACGCCTCCCCCACCATCGTCGACCTGGAGGTCAACGAGCGCAGTGAGGGTGGGAAAATCCCCGGTTTTACCGAATGGACTGCGGGTAACGGTTGGCAGTACAACGCCTCCTGACGTTGCAGCGCCGCATCAATAAAAAAGGGGGCCAATCGGCCCCCCTTTTTTGTCTTACTTCCAATCTGTCTTACTTCCAATCAACACCCCCCGTTCACTCCTCCCCCCGCAACTGCTCCAAGATCTTCTGATCCTCCAAGGTCGAGGTATCGGTGGTGATCTCCCTTCCCGCCGCAATATCGCGCAACAGGCGGCGCATGATCTTGCCGGAGCGGGTTTTGGGCAGGTTGTCGGCAAAGCGAATCTCGTCGGGCTTGGCCAGGGCGCCGATCTCCTTGGCGACGTGTGCCCTCAATTCCCGCACCAGTTCGTCGCGGTGGAACTCGTCGCGTCCCCCCTTGAGGACCACGAAGGCGAAGATCTCTTCCCCCTTGATCTCGTCGGGGCGGGGGTCGGTTCTCTTGAGGCCGGTTCGTTCAAGGTTGGCCCCCTTCCCACGCAGCGATGATTGAACTTGATGGCGCATGTGCCATCATTCCGCCATGAAACCGCGCATCGTTGTGGACACAAGTGTGCTGACTTCCGCTCTGATGAGTGCCCACGGGCCCAATCGGGAAATCCTGCGTCGCTGCCTGCTGGGGCGGTACCAACCGCTGTTGGGCAACGCCTTGTTTTCTGAATACCTGGATGTCGCGACCCGAGATACCACCTTGGCACGGTGCCCGGTCCCGAAAGAGGACGTGATCGACCTGCTTGAAGCGTTTTGCGCCGTGAGCGAATGGATTGCGATCTTCTACCTGTGGCGACCGAATTTGTCCGACGAGGGCGACAATCACGTTCTTGAACTGGCCACCGCTGGAAACGCGAGGTGGATCGTGACCAACAACGTAAAAGACTTCCGTAATGCTCAACTGCGATTTCCCGACATCGCTATCGTCACACCCGAGCAGATCTTGAAGGGAGGTGAACCATGGCAACCCTGACCGTGCGGCTGCCCGACGACAAACACATGCGACTTAAAGCGCTGGCTCAACGCAGACATATCAGCGTCAACAAGTTGATGGAGGAGCTTTCGACCCAGGCCATTGCCGAGTTCGATGCCGAAACGCGGTTCCGCGCCATGGCGGCAAAAGGATCGGTCGAGAAGGGGTTGGATGTGTTGGATCGGCTGGATCGGGCGTTCGAAACAAAGGTTTGAAGCCAATTTGTGGGTCTGGCTCCGTCCAGCATCGCAGCGTACATATAAAAAAAAAGGGGGGCCTGAGCCCCCCTTTTTCATTCCAACCTCATTCAATCCAACCGTTTCAATCCTCCCCCCTTAACTGCTCCAAAATCTTCTGATCCTCCAAGGTCGAGGTATCCGAGGTGATCTCTCTTCCCGCCGCAATATCGCGCAGCAGGCGGCGCATGATTTTGCCGGAGCGGGTTTTGGGCAGGTTGTCGGCAAAACGGATCTCGTCGGGCTTGGCCAGGGCGCCGATCTCCTTGGCGACGTGTTCCCTCAATTCCCGCACCAGTTCGTCGCGGTGGAACTCGTCGCGTCCACCCTTGAGGACCACGAAGGCGAAGATCCCTTCCCCCTTGATCTCGTCGGGGCGACCGACCACGGCGGCCTCGGCGACCAGGGGATGACTGACCAGGGCCGATTCGATCTCCATCGTCCCCAAGCGGTGGCCCGAGACGTTAATGACGTCGTCGACCCGCCCCATGATCCAGAAATAGCCATCGTCGTCGGTGCGGGCTCCGTCGCCGGCGAAGTAATACATCTTCCCTTGATCCTTGAATTTGGCCCAATAGGTGTCGACGAAACGCTGATCGTCGCCCCACACGGTGCGCAGCATCGAGGGCCAGGGTTTGCGCACCACCAGCAGCCCCCCCTGCCCCCTCTCGACCGGGTTGCCCTCGCCGTCGACGATGGCGGCGTCGATCCCCGGCAGGGGGTTGGTGGCCGATCCCGGTTTGATCGGGGTGGCCCCCGGCAGCGGGGCGATCATGTGGCCGCCGGTTTCGGTCTGCCAGTAGGTATCGACGATGGGGCAGTTCTCCTTGCCGATGGTGCGGTAGTACCACATCCAGGCCTCGGGGTTGATCGGCTCGCCGACGGTGCCCAGGATGCGCAGGTGGCTCAGGTCATACTTGTTGGGCCACTCATCCCCCAAGCGGACCAAGGCGCGGATGGCGGTGGGGGCGGTGTAGAAGGTGTTGACCGCGTGTTTTTCGCAGATCTCCCAGAGCCGTCCGGCGTGGGGGGTGGTGGGAGCCCCTTCGTACATCACGGTGGTGGCGCCCGCCGCCAGCGCCCCGTAGACGACGTAGGTGTGGCCGGTGATCCAGCCGACGTCGGCGGTGCACCAGAAGGTGTCCTCCTCTTTAAGATCGAAGACCCACTTCATGGTCATGATCCCCCAGAGCAGATAGCCCGCCGAGGAGTGGACCACCCCCTTGGGTTTGCCGGTCGAACCCGAGGTATAGAGGATGAACAGCGGGTGTTCCGATTCGACCGGTTCGGGGGCGCAGTGGTAATCGCCGTCGGGGACGGTGTCCTCCCACCAGACGTCGCGTCCGGCTTTCATGTGCACATGCTGGCCGGTGCGGCGCACCACCAGAACGTGCTCAACGCTGGGGCAGCCATGAGACAGCGCCTCGTCGGTCGCCTCCTTCAGGGGGACAATCTTCTCGCGCCGCCAGCCGCCGTCGGCGGTGATGACCAGTTTGGCCGCCGCATCCTCGATGCGGTCCTTGAGCGCCTCGGCCGAGAAGCCGCCGAAGACCACCGAGTGAATGGCGCCGATGCGGGCGCAGGCGAGCATGGCGACCGCCGCCTCGGGGACCATGGGCATGTAGAGGACGACCCGATCCCCCTTCTTGAGCCCGAAATCTTGCTTCATGACGTTGGCCAGCTTGTTCACCTCAAGGTAGAGCTCTTGATAGGTGATGACCCGGCTGTCCCCCGGCTCCCCCTCCCAGATGATCGCCGCCTTGTTCTTGCGCCAGCTCTTCAGGTGACGGTCGACGCAGTTCTGGGCGACGTTGAGCCGCCCATCTTCGAACCACTTGTAGAAGGGGGGATTGCTGTCGTTGAGGGTTTTGGTGAAGGGGGTGGTCCAGTCGAGGTGCTCCCGCGCCAGCCCCGCCCAGAACCCCTCGTGGTCGGACTCGGCGGCGGCCCGTAACGCCTCGAAGTGGGCCATGCTGGGGATGGCGGCGGTGTCGGCGACGTTGGCCGGAGGATGGAAGACCCGGTTTTCGGTCAGGGTCGATTCGATGGTTTCGCTCATGGACAGTCTCCCGTGGATGGGCCGGTTGCCGGATGCAGGCTGCCGGTCTTGTTGATGAACAATGGGTGGCGGAGCCACGGAGTGGCGGGGCCACATCGGTAGCGTTGTTTTTGTAGGAGCGGTCCCCGACCGCGAACGGTTGTGTCCCGGTGCGACAACTTGGCCCCATCGGTTCGGCGACGGGGTCGCCTCCTACAACGGTGCTTGATCCGGGGGCGATGCCGTTGCCGGTTTTGTTGCTGAACAATGGGTGGCGGAGCCACATCGGTAGCGTTGTTTTTGTAGGAGCGGTCCCCGACCGCGAACGGTTGTGTCCCGGTGCGACTTGGCCCCATCGGTTCGGCGACGGGGTCGCCTCCTACACGGTGCTTGATCTGGGGGCGATGCCGTTGCCGGTTTTGTTGCTGAACAATAGGTGGCGGAGCCACATCGGTAGCGTTGTTTTTGTAGGAGCGGTCCCCGACCGCGAACGGTTGTGTCCCGGTGCGACAATCTGGCCCCATCGGTTCGGCGACGGGGTCGCCTCCTACAACGGTGCTTGATCTGGGGGCGATGCCGTTGCCGGTTATGTTGGGTCGCTTCCCTGCGCCTCTACCCCAACCGCTGCAAGCGAAACAGCCCCTCGACCGTCGTCACCCCCCGGCTTTGCCGGGCCTGTTCGGCCAAGCGCCAAAAGATTGAGGCGGTTGCTTTGGCATCCCCCAGGGCGGTGTGGCGACCGTGTACCTCAATGCCCAACCGCCCCGCCACATCGTCCAGGGTTCCGACCTCGTCGCAAGGGGCCAACGCCCGGTCGAGCCGCATGGTGTCGAGGGTCGGGTAGGGAAAATGGGCCCCCAGGTGGCCGACCATCGCCTTGTTGATGAAGCGGATGTCGAAGCCGATGTGGTGGCCGACCACCACCGACGCCCCGATGAAATCGAGCATGTCGACGATCCGCTCCAGCAGGGTCGGCTGCCCCCGCACCATGTCGTCGCTGATGCCGTGAATCTCGACCGCCGACAGCGGGATCGGAATTTGAGGATCGACCAGCGCCTCGAAGCGCTGCCCGATCACCCCCGACCGCATCTTCACCATCCCGACCGAAACGATCCGGTCCTTGCCGGGATTGAGCCCCGTAGTCTCGGTGTCGAGGACCACGAAGGGGGCCTGTTCAACCGGGACCGTCCCCAGGTCGACCGTGCGCAGCCGAGCGCAAAGCCTTTGCACATGGAGTGCGATGGGGTCTGCGGCCAGCCGTTGCCGCTTGAGGGTGCGCATCAAGGAGGCGGCCAGACGGTCTTTCAGGTTCGGCATAGGGCTCCTTCATGGGGAAAACCATCGTTGCGGGAGCATTCGCCCCGTCCCTTCGCCGGATCGTGGGTGGTGGATGCGCCGCGCTTATCCACCGGTGATCCCGCCGATCACCCCTTACACGCTCAAAACGGGCTGAGCGTCACCGCACGCCGCATCACCCCCTGCAATCGCCCCACGGTGCGCAGTGCATCTTTGAGCGCGTCGATCTGGTGGTGGCTCATCTGGCCGATGTCGACGAACTTGTCGGGGGCGACCCCCTCGGCGACCTGGGCCAGTTGGTGGGCCAAAATCGTGTCGACCAGCAGGGCGTAGGCGGCCAGCGCCGCCTCCACCGCGTCGCGGTCGAGAATCCCAAGCGCGGCCACCTGTTGCAACCGCCGGTGGGTGTTGCGTTCGGCAATGCCGGCCCGGATGGCGAAGAGCCTTGCCGCGTCGACCACGAACAGGGTCCCCTCCGCCTTGAGATCGACGCTCCCCCGGTGTTCGCTGTCGGAGCTGGTGATCAGTCGTCCCATGAATCCCAGCGGCGGCTTGTATTGGGCGTCGTCCATCATCAGAGCGGTGAGGAAGGCCGATGCGCTGGCCGCCTCGTTGTTCAAGATTGCCTGTAGCGGCTCCAGCAGCGCCACCTCGCCATAGAGGGGGGCCAGGTCGAAGACGATGGAGGACCAGCGGGCCGCCATGTTGTCGGGGTGGTGGATCCACTGCCGGAACCGCTTGGCCCATTGCGACACCGAGCCGCGAAACTCGGGGTTGTCGGTCATGACCCCGCCGGGGCAACGCTTGTAACCGACCGTTTCGAGCGCCGCCGCCAGCGCCTGTCCGAAGCCACCGAACCAGGTGGCCGCTTGGTCGGCTTGGGTCGGGTCTTTCGGATCGTCCCAAATCAGGCCGTGATCCTGATCGGGATCGAGCAGCATCTCCCGCCGTCCCCCCGAACCCATGACGATCACCGCAAAGGGGAGGGGGGCGGCGCCATGTTCCAAAGCGTAACGGTTAAGGGTCAACGCGACCGCCCGCTCCTGAATGGCGCGGTGGAAGTTGCTGATCGCCAGCAGCACCTCCGAGGTGCGGCGGGTAATCTGCCGTTGGTGGGAGGCAAACCCCGGCAAACGCTCGGAAAAGGTCTTGAGATCCTCCAGAGAGACGGCGTCGGAGATGCCGGTCAGGGGGGAGCCGATGTGGGTCGAAAGGTAACGGAAGAGGTCGCCGTCGGTGATGATCCCGACCGGCTTGCCCTCCTCGACCACCACCACCCGGTCGGCCCGGTGGCGATAGAGCAGATCGCGTACCCGCCATAAGGGATCGAGGGGGGCGACGGTGCGGGCTTTGGCCAGATGCAGCGCCCCGATGGGGGTCCCCAGATCGCCGTGCTCGGCCACCAGCCGGGTGAACTCCTGCTCACGCAGCAGCCCCACGACCTTGCCATCATCGTCGACGATGACCGCCGAGGAGACCCCTGCCCGAACAATCTGCCGGGCCACCTCGGTCAGGGTGGCGCTCCCCGACGCGGTCAGCACCGGGGTGTGCATCACCCGTTGGGCCGGAGCCGCCAGGGCCGAGCCGCTGATGTCGGCCTCGGTGGGCAGCGGTTTGGCCGCCCGTAACCGCAGCGCCATGACCCGGTTGAAGGCGGCGCTGAGCTCGTGGTGGCGCGCCTCCAGGGTTTGCATGACCGGGCCGTCGAGGGCCAGTAGGGTGGTCGGCTCGTCGGCGCTGGCGGTGGAATTGTAGGGGTCGGAATGTAAAAAGGCGGTCAGCCCGACGAAGTGGCCGGGGCCAAAATTGCAGATCCGCCCTTGGCTGCCGGGATAGCCCGACAGGTGCATCGCCCCCTCGACAATCAGGTA
It contains:
- a CDS encoding phosphohydrolase, which produces MKEHAVKEAFEILHQYTHGLAEALKQRDPYTRLHCDRVVELALELGRSAAIPTADMLLLRIAASFHDIGKIGIPDRVLLKAGRLEDEEWALMKSHSVRGEQILLATGLEGVEAVGKVIRHHHEHFDGGGYPDGLMADEIPMAARILGIADSYDAMATTRVYQPQQAHETIMGIMAVEQGGKHDPELFAHFCRVIEDSHYRVR
- a CDS encoding CopG family transcriptional regulator; its protein translation is MATLTVRLPDDKHMRLKALAQRRHISVNKLMEELSTQAIAEFDAETRFRAMAAKGSVEKGLDVLDRLDRAFETKV
- a CDS encoding acetate--CoA ligase, yielding MSETIESTLTENRVFHPPANVADTAAIPSMAHFEALRAAAESDHEGFWAGLAREHLDWTTPFTKTLNDSNPPFYKWFEDGRLNVAQNCVDRHLKSWRKNKAAIIWEGEPGDSRVITYQELYLEVNKLANVMKQDFGLKKGDRVVLYMPMVPEAAVAMLACARIGAIHSVVFGGFSAEALKDRIEDAAAKLVITADGGWRREKIVPLKEATDEALSHGCPSVEHVLVVRRTGQHVHMKAGRDVWWEDTVPDGDYHCAPEPVESEHPLFILYTSGSTGKPKGVVHSSAGYLLWGIMTMKWVFDLKEEDTFWCTADVGWITGHTYVVYGALAAGATTVMYEGAPTTPHAGRLWEICEKHAVNTFYTAPTAIRALVRLGDEWPNKYDLSHLRILGTVGEPINPEAWMWYYRTIGKENCPIVDTYWQTETGGHMIAPLPGATPIKPGSATNPLPGIDAAIVDGEGNPVERGQGGLLVVRKPWPSMLRTVWGDDQRFVDTYWAKFKDQGKMYYFAGDGARTDDDGYFWIMGRVDDVINVSGHRLGTMEIESALVSHPLVAEAAVVGRPDEIKGEGIFAFVVLKGGRDEFHRDELVRELREHVAKEIGALAKPDEIRFADNLPKTRSGKIMRRLLRDIAAGREITSDTSTLEDQKILEQLRGED
- a CDS encoding putative toxin-antitoxin system toxin component, PIN family, which codes for MKPRIVVDTSVLTSALMSAHGPNREILRRCLLGRYQPLLGNALFSEYLDVATRDTTLARCPVPKEDVIDLLEAFCAVSEWIAIFYLWRPNLSDEGDNHVLELATAGNARWIVTNNVKDFRNAQLRFPDIAIVTPEQILKGGEPWQP
- a CDS encoding EmrB/QacA family drug resistance transporter, which codes for MNAAAVERMGEKQHRGLIAAAVMLATILVILDTTIVNVALPHMMGTLSATQDQIAWVLTSYIVASAVMIPPTGWMAMKIGRKRLFLIAVALFTLASVACGLATNLPEIVLFRIIQGIAGAPLVPLSQAILFDTYPKEKHGQAMAMFGVGVMVGPILGPTLGGYITEWLEWQWVFFINLPFGLLALFLIATFVPETPKGDRPFDRFGFLTLSLGIASLQLMLDRGQGHDWLSSNEILTEAILAGMGFYLFAVHSMTTRNPFISPVLFSDRNFLTGMTFMFIMGVVLLATMALLPPYLMNLMHYPVVDTGLVMVPRGLGSMFSMALVGRLVGKYDPRILIAIGFGFVSESLWEMSYFNLEIGMGPLIWTGVVQGLGLGFIFVPLQTIAFATLPPPLRTEAAGLFNLIRNIGSSIGISIIMVVFSRSVQINHAELGAFVTPFNPLAQAPLLPPPWGIDSPAGLAMIDLEINRQAAMIGYTNDFLLMGVLTVAVMPLLLLMKRPEGVGARRP